The Patagioenas fasciata isolate bPatFas1 chromosome 3, bPatFas1.hap1, whole genome shotgun sequence genome contains a region encoding:
- the ZFP36L2 gene encoding mRNA decay activator protein ZFP36L2 encodes MSTTLLSAFYDIDFLCKTEKSLTNLSSMLDKKAVGTPVAHPSSSFAPGFLRRHSTSNLPALAGGSKFPSPTGSSSSSTSSSSSSFGSLKETGSGGGGSSSPTPLLNKENKFRDRSFSENGERSQHLMQQLQQQQAAAGKGGGSGGGGGAPINSTRYKTELCRPFEESGACKYGEKCQFAHGFHELRSLTRHPKYKTELCRTFHTIGFCPYGPRCHFIHNADERRPAPGGGTAAPPSAAAAGPHHHPPPHPAGSTGDLRAFAPRDHPLGGGGGFGHPRGGERPKLHHSLSFSGFSAHHHHPPHPHGAAPPPPGGRLDAPLLESPGGSRTPPPPASASYCEELLSPPCANNAFAFSGQELGSLIAPLALHTQNFAAAAAAAAAAAAYYRCQQQPPPGGACPPPPASPPFSFQPLRRLSESPVFDAPPSPPDSLSDRESYLSGSLSSGSLSGSESPSLDSGRRLPIFSRLSISDD; translated from the exons ATGTCGACGACACTTTTATCTGCCTTCTACGACATTGACTTCTTGTGCAAG ACGGAGAAGTCCCTGACCAACCTCAGCAGCATGCTGGACAAGAAGGCCGTGGGGACCCCGGTGGCCCACCCCAGCTCCAGTTTCGCGCCAGGCTTCCTGCGGCGGCACTCGACCAGCAACCTGCCGGCGCTGGCCGGCGGCTCCAAGTTCCCCAGCCCCACCGGCTCCAGCTCTTCCTCcacctcgtcctcctcctcctcgttcgGCAGCCTGAAGGAGACGGGCTCCGGcggaggcggcagcagcagccccacaccCCTGCTCAACAAGGAGAACAAGTTCCGGGACCGCTCCTTCAGCGAGAACGGCGAGCGCAGCCAGCACCtcatgcagcagctccagcagcagcaggcggcGGCCGGCAAGGGGGGCggctccggcggcggcggcggggcccccaTCAACTCGACGCGCTACAAGACGGAGCTGTGCCGCCCCTTCGAGGAGAGCGGCGCCTGCAAGTACGGCGAGAAGTGCCAGTTCGCCCACGGCTTCCACGAGCTGCGCAGCCTCACCCGCCACCCCAAGTACAAGACCGAGCTCTGCCGCACCTTCCACACCATCGGCTTCTGCCCCTACGGCCCGCGCTGCCATTTCATCCACAACGCCGACGAGCGCCGCCCGGCGCCCGGCGGGGGCACAGCCGCCCCCCCCAgcgccgccgcggcggggccgcACCACCACCCGCCCCCGCACCCCGCCGGCAGCACCGGCGACCTCCGCGCCTTCGCCCCCCGCGACCACCCgttgggcggcggcggcggcttcgGGCACCCGCGCGGCGGCGAGCGGCCCAAGCTGCACCACAGCCTGAGCTTCTCCGGCTTCTccgcccaccaccaccaccccccgcacccccacggcgccgccccgccgccgcccggcggCCGCCTGGACGCCCCCCTGCTGGAGAGCCCCGGCGGGTCGCgcacgccgccgccgcccgcctccGCGTCCTACTGCGAGGAGCTGCTCTCGCCGCCCTGCGCCAACAACGCCTTCGCCTTCTCgggccaggagctgggcagcCTCATCGCCCCCCTCGCCCTGCACACCCAGAACttcgccgctgccgccgctgcgGCTGCAGCCGCGGCCGCCTATTACCGCTgccagcagcagccgccgcccgGCGGGGcctgcccgccgccccccgcctcgCCGCCCTTCAGCTTCCAGCCCCTTCGCCGCCTTTCCGAGTCGCCCGTGTTCGACGCGCCGCCCAGCCCCCCGGACTCTCTCTCCGACCGGGAGAGCTACCTGAGCGGCTCCCTCAGCTCCGGCTCTCTCAGCGGCTCCGAGTCGCCCAGCCTGGACTCGGGCCGCCGCCTGCCCATCTTCAGCCGCCTCTCCATCTCCGACGACTAG